A part of Drosophila bipectinata strain 14024-0381.07 chromosome 3L, DbipHiC1v2, whole genome shotgun sequence genomic DNA contains:
- the nkd gene encoding protein naked cuticle isoform X3 produces the protein MAGNIVKWWKHKILGGYKQFSVQECTTDSEELMYHQVRASSSCSAPPDLLLVSERDNNIQLRSPVVNIITTPPGNASVGGSGKPSQQHHHPQAHLPHQHHSRHQSGQPQDVSSGGSHSKHLRISSSSNGKHGKYSNMHQQQTLPHQDEDVVDAAAAGMQQSHGGHAQTQSHSRHLHHHKEERIRLEEFTCDVSVEGGKSSQPLQFSFTFYDLDGHHGKITKDDIVGIVYTIYESIGKSVVVPHCGSKTINVRLTVSPEGKSKSQPVGVPTGFSSGKLKKLPTGLSAMSKTVGGAGGAGLGGSGGGAALTTSAGNRRQHRYRPRKLIKSDDEDDDSNSDKEKDTAPTTTTTSEQPSGSGGKSSGKSHHHQSHQASRYHQKNNAKAEQCCSGEQHTPDNGHNTYENMLNLKCCKPEQGADLVDCPSHRHSHHQQLRQQDIYMKQATQRVKMLRRARKQKKTPSQCESHTTTTTTTTTPTLQYGLENTNVNCQPQSGSGGIRPAIAAQLQSALGYGGQQQYQQQHLHSGTNTGSQRGQRWQQPAQQPSQQPPRASPTSHTHLPPAAGH, from the exons TCCAGGAATGCACCACAGACTCCGAGGAGCTGATGTACCACCAGGTGcgcgcctcctcctcctgcagCGCCCCGCCGGACTTGCTGCTGGTCAGCGAACGTGACAATAATATACAACTGCGATCGCCGGTGGTGAACATAATCACAACGCCGCCGGGCAATGCCTCCGTCGGTGGCAGTGGCAAGCCAtcccagcagcaccaccatccACAGGCCCACTTGCCCCACCAGCATCACTCACGGCATCAGTCCGGCCAGCCACAGGATGTGAGCAGCGGTGGCAGCCACAGTAAACATTTGCGCATCAGCAGCAGTTCAAATGGCAAGCAcggaaaatattcaaatatgcaTCAACAGCAGACGCTGCCGCATCAGGACGAGGATGTGGTGGACGCAGCAGCTGCTGGCATGCAGCAATCACACGGCGGCCACGCCCAAACCCAATCCCACTCCCGCCACCTGCACCACCACAAAGAGGAGCGCATCCGTTTGGAG GAATTCACCTGCGACGTGTCGGTGGAGGGCGGAAAATCATCACAGCCGTTGCAGTTCTCGTTCACGTTCTACGACCTGGACGGCCACCACGGCAAGATAACAAAGGACGACATTGTGGGCATTGTGTACACCATATACGAGTCCATTGGCAAGTCGGTGGTGGTGCCCCACTGCGGCAGCAAGACAATCAACGTGCGGCTCACCGTCAGTCCCGAGGGTAAATCGAAATCGCAGCCGGTCGGTGTGCCAACCGGATTCAGTAGTGGAAAACTGAAGAAATTGCCCACGGGTCTGTCGGCCATGTCAAAAACCGTGGGTGGTGCGGGCGGCGCGGGGCTGGGTGGGTCAGGTGGTGGTGCAGCGCTAACGACATCCGCCGGCAACCGCCGTCAGCATCGCTATCGACCTCGCAAACTGATTAAGTCCGATGACGAGGACGATGACAGCAACAGCGACAAGGAGAAGGACACGGCCCCCACCACCACGACCACGTCCGAGCAGCCCAGCGGCAGCGGGGGCAAGTCGTCGGGAAAGAGCCATCACCACCAGAGCCATCAGGCGTCCAGGTACCATCAGAAGAACAATGCCAAAGCGGAGCAGTGCTGTTCCGGGGAGCAGCACACACCGGACAATGGCCACAATACCTACGAGAATATGCTGAATCTCAAGTGCTGCAAGCCGGAGCAGGGCGCTGATCTGGTCGACTGTCCATCGCACCGCCACTCGCACCACCAGCAGCTCCGGCAGCAGGACATCTACATGAAGCAGGCCACCCAGCGGGTCAAGATGCTGCGAAGGGCGCGCAAGCAAAAG AAAACCCCAAGCCAATGTGAGTCCCatacaacaaccacaacaacaacaacaacgccaACGCTGCAATACGGGCTCGAAAATACCAACGTTAATTGCCAACCACAGTCCGGGTCCGGTGGCATCCGGCCCGCAATCGCCGCTCAGCTGCAGTCCGCCCTTGGTTACGGTGGACAGCAACAAtaccagcagcaacacctgCATTCCGGCACCAACACCGGCAGCCAACGAGGGCAACGGTGGCAGCAACCAGCACAGCAACCATCACAGCAGCCACCACGAGCATCCCCAACCTCACATACCCATCTACCACCAGCAGCTGGCCATTAA